In Pseudomonas sp. GCEP-101, one DNA window encodes the following:
- a CDS encoding DUF72 domain-containing protein, with product MKALHIGISGWRYTPWRGDFYPKGLRQKDELRYASRAFNSIELNGSFYALQKPERYRQWAQDTPDGFVFSVKGPRYITHIKRLRDAEEGLANFFASGPLELGDKLGPMLWQLPPSLPYDEDVVEAFLALLPASSDAALKLAKASATRRPDQWPTSLKKRALRHAMEVRHASFACPEFARQLRRHGVALVFADAPRKWPYGEDLTAPDFVYLRLHGDKQLYASGYGDAALERWNERIGRWRRGLQPADAELFDPSTRGDRRQREVYGYFDNDIKVRAPYDASKLMALLGLELVDRQAPGAPAGDWS from the coding sequence ATGAAGGCCCTGCACATCGGGATTTCCGGCTGGCGCTACACGCCCTGGCGCGGCGACTTCTACCCCAAGGGGCTGCGCCAGAAGGACGAGCTGCGCTACGCCTCGCGCGCCTTCAACAGCATCGAACTGAACGGCTCGTTCTACGCGCTGCAGAAGCCCGAGCGCTACCGCCAGTGGGCACAGGACACGCCCGACGGCTTCGTCTTCAGCGTCAAGGGTCCGCGCTACATCACCCACATCAAGCGCCTGCGCGACGCCGAGGAAGGCCTGGCCAACTTCTTCGCCTCCGGCCCGCTGGAGCTGGGCGACAAGCTCGGGCCGATGCTCTGGCAACTGCCGCCGAGCCTGCCATACGACGAAGACGTGGTCGAAGCCTTCCTCGCGCTGCTGCCGGCCAGCAGCGACGCGGCGCTCAAGCTGGCCAAGGCATCGGCCACCCGGCGTCCAGACCAGTGGCCCACCTCCCTGAAGAAACGTGCGCTGCGCCATGCCATGGAGGTGCGCCACGCCAGCTTCGCCTGCCCGGAGTTCGCCCGCCAACTGCGCCGCCACGGCGTCGCCCTGGTGTTCGCCGATGCACCGCGCAAGTGGCCCTACGGCGAAGACCTGACCGCCCCGGACTTCGTCTATTTGCGCCTGCATGGCGACAAGCAGCTGTATGCCAGCGGCTACGGCGACGCCGCCCTGGAACGCTGGAACGAGCGCATCGGCCGCTGGCGGCGCGGGCTGCAACCGGCCGACGCCGAACTGTTCGACCCCTCGACCCGGGGCGATCGGCGGCAGCGCGAGGTGTACGGCTACTTCGACAACGACATCAAGGTGCGCGCGCCCTACGACGCCAGCAAGCTCATGGCGCTGCTGGGCCTGGAACTGGTGGACCGGCAAGCACCCGGCGCACCGGCGGGGGACTGGTCATGA
- a CDS encoding hybrid sensor histidine kinase/response regulator: MLRNQGSKLLIVDDLPENLLALEALIKGEGREVFKASSADEALSLLLEHEFALALLDVQMPGMDGFALAELMRGTERTKNIPIVFVTAAGRELNYAFKGYESGAVDFLYKPLDNHAVRSKVNVFVDLYRQRKVLARQLEALEQAHHEQDALLAELRETQVELQRAVKMRDDFMSIVSHELRTPLNGLMLDTQLRRLYLAKGKLEHFAPERLGALFERDERQLAGLNRLIEDMLDVSRIRTGKLSIRPEPANLADIARRVMGNFAVQAQAAGCDLSLNAPQVVEGVWDAYRLEQVLSNLLSNALRYGPGQPVEVTVAVHEGQAQLCVRDHGEGVSAEEQQRIFQQFERGAGAARVAGLGLGLFISEQIVQAHGGRIELRSEPGQGAEFCVRLPLD; this comes from the coding sequence ATGCTGCGTAACCAGGGAAGCAAACTGCTGATCGTCGACGACCTGCCGGAGAATCTCCTGGCGCTGGAGGCGCTGATCAAGGGCGAGGGACGCGAAGTGTTCAAGGCCTCGTCGGCGGACGAGGCGCTCTCGCTGCTGCTGGAGCACGAATTCGCCCTGGCGCTGCTCGACGTGCAGATGCCGGGCATGGACGGCTTCGCCCTGGCCGAACTGATGCGCGGCACCGAGCGCACCAAGAACATTCCCATCGTCTTCGTCACCGCCGCCGGCCGCGAGCTGAACTACGCCTTCAAGGGCTACGAGAGCGGCGCCGTGGACTTCCTCTACAAGCCGCTGGACAACCACGCGGTGCGCAGCAAGGTGAACGTCTTCGTCGACCTCTACCGCCAGCGCAAGGTGCTCGCGCGGCAGCTCGAAGCCCTGGAACAGGCGCACCACGAACAGGACGCGCTGCTCGCCGAGCTGCGCGAAACCCAGGTGGAACTGCAGCGCGCGGTGAAGATGCGCGACGACTTCATGTCCATCGTCTCCCACGAACTGCGCACGCCGCTCAACGGCCTGATGCTCGATACCCAGCTGCGCCGCCTCTACCTGGCCAAGGGCAAGCTGGAGCACTTCGCGCCGGAGCGCCTGGGCGCGCTGTTCGAGCGCGACGAACGCCAGCTCGCCGGGCTGAACCGGCTGATCGAGGACATGCTCGACGTCTCGCGCATCCGCACCGGCAAGCTGTCGATCCGCCCGGAGCCGGCCAACCTCGCCGACATCGCCCGCCGCGTCATGGGGAATTTCGCCGTGCAGGCCCAGGCCGCCGGCTGCGACCTGAGCCTGAACGCACCGCAGGTGGTGGAGGGCGTCTGGGATGCCTATCGCCTGGAGCAGGTGCTCAGCAACCTGCTCAGCAACGCCCTGCGCTACGGGCCCGGCCAGCCGGTGGAGGTGACGGTCGCGGTGCACGAGGGCCAGGCGCAGCTCTGCGTGCGCGACCATGGCGAGGGCGTCAGCGCCGAAGAGCAGCAGCGCATCTTCCAGCAGTTCGAACGCGGCGCCGGCGCGGCCCGCGTCGCCGGGCTGGGGCTGGGGTTGTTCATTTCCGAACAGATCGTCCAGGCCCACGGCGGCCGCATCGAGCTGCGCAGCGAACCGGGGCAGGGCGCGGAGTTCTGCGTCCGCCTGCCGCTGGACTGA
- a CDS encoding endonuclease/exonuclease/phosphatase family protein, whose protein sequence is MSLAERAPHSLAQAQAGTLLRVLTVNTHKGFSAFNRRFILHELRDAVRATSADLVFLQEVHGEHQLHAERHPDWPATPHYEYLADSMWPAFAYGRNAVYPEGHHGNALLSRLPIRRWDNRDVSEAGTEERGLLHAHIDLPGERALHAVCVHLGLHESQRQRQLQLLCGLIGELPADDPVVVAGDFNDWRCRASGTLAGCGLRPAFAEQGGEPRSFPARWPLLRLDRIYVRHLKVTLSEVLNRKPWPHLSDHLPLLAEVSL, encoded by the coding sequence ATGAGCCTGGCCGAGCGCGCTCCGCACAGCCTCGCCCAGGCGCAGGCCGGCACCCTGTTGCGGGTGCTCACGGTGAACACCCACAAGGGCTTCTCCGCCTTCAACCGGCGCTTCATCCTGCATGAATTGCGCGACGCGGTACGCGCCACCTCGGCGGACCTGGTGTTCCTCCAGGAGGTCCACGGCGAGCATCAACTGCATGCCGAACGCCACCCGGACTGGCCAGCCACGCCGCACTACGAATACCTCGCCGACAGCATGTGGCCGGCCTTCGCCTACGGACGCAACGCCGTCTACCCCGAAGGCCACCACGGCAACGCGCTGCTCTCGCGCCTGCCGATCCGCCGCTGGGACAATCGCGACGTCTCCGAGGCCGGCACCGAGGAGCGCGGCCTGCTCCACGCGCACATCGACCTGCCCGGCGAGCGCGCCCTGCACGCCGTGTGCGTGCACCTGGGCCTGCACGAATCGCAGCGGCAACGGCAGCTGCAACTGCTCTGCGGGCTGATCGGCGAGCTGCCGGCCGACGACCCGGTGGTGGTCGCCGGCGACTTCAACGACTGGCGCTGCCGGGCCAGCGGCACCCTCGCCGGCTGCGGCCTGCGCCCGGCATTCGCCGAACAGGGCGGCGAACCGCGCAGCTTTCCGGCGCGTTGGCCGCTGCTGCGCCTGGACCGCATCTACGTGCGCCACCTCAAGGTGACCCTGAGCGAAGTGCTCAACCGCAAACCCTGGCCGCACCTCTCCGACCACCTGCCCCTGCTTGCCGAGGTATCGCTATGA
- the glgX gene encoding glycogen debranching protein GlgX: MTRRAQSRVTEGRPFPLGATWDGLGVNFALFSAHATKVELCLFDAQGKREIERIELPEYSDEIWHGYLPDAHPGQIYGYRVYGPYEPDAGHRFNPNKLLIDPYARQLVGELKWSESLFGYTIGSPDADLSFDERDSAAFVPKCKVIDPAFTWGEQQPVRVPWNETVIYEAHLRGLTMQHPAVPERLRGTCAGLMNAELLQHLRQLGITSLELLPVHGFLDDKHLLEKGMANYWGYNTIAFFAPQARYLASGHINEFKEMVAHLHAAGIELILDVVYNHTAEGNELGPTLSMRGIDNVSYYRLQADNRRYYVNDSGTGNTLDLSHPCVLQMVTDSLRYWATEMRVDGFRFDLASILGRYADGFDERHSFLVACRQDPVLSHRKLIAEPWDCGPGGYQVGGFPPGWVEWNDRFRDTVRSFWRGDEGQLPDLARRLTASGDLYNQRGRRPYASVNFITAHDGFTLRDVVTYDHKHNEANGEDNRDGSDDNRSWNHGVEGPTEDADIRRLRLQQMRNLMATLLLSQGTPMLLAGDEFSRTQQGNNNVYCQDNELGWVDWNLDDEGRELLAFTRRLIRLRQAYPILRRGRFLVGEYNEELGVRDVTWLAPEGEEMTEDRWHDPQRRSLGMLMDGRAQPTGIRRSGGDATLLLLVNAGHEGLDFILPETAQGRDWQFLLDTASPQDPEHNWEFGAAYPLAGRSLALFTLRRSEE; this comes from the coding sequence ATGACCCGACGAGCACAGTCCCGCGTCACCGAAGGACGCCCCTTCCCCCTGGGCGCCACCTGGGACGGCCTGGGCGTCAACTTCGCGCTGTTCTCCGCCCACGCCACCAAGGTCGAACTGTGCCTGTTCGACGCCCAGGGCAAGCGCGAGATCGAACGCATCGAGTTGCCCGAATACAGCGACGAGATCTGGCACGGCTACCTGCCCGACGCCCATCCGGGGCAGATCTACGGCTACCGCGTATACGGCCCCTACGAGCCCGACGCCGGGCACCGCTTCAACCCCAACAAGCTGCTGATCGACCCCTACGCCCGGCAGCTGGTCGGGGAGCTGAAATGGTCGGAATCGCTGTTCGGCTACACCATCGGCTCGCCCGACGCCGACCTGAGTTTCGATGAGCGCGACAGCGCGGCGTTCGTGCCCAAGTGCAAGGTCATCGACCCGGCCTTCACCTGGGGCGAACAGCAGCCGGTGCGCGTGCCGTGGAACGAGACGGTGATCTACGAAGCCCACCTGCGCGGCCTGACCATGCAGCACCCCGCGGTGCCGGAGCGCCTGCGCGGCACCTGCGCGGGGCTGATGAACGCCGAGCTGCTGCAACACCTGCGGCAACTGGGCATCACCAGCCTGGAGCTGCTGCCGGTGCACGGCTTCCTCGACGACAAGCACCTGCTGGAAAAGGGCATGGCCAATTACTGGGGCTACAACACCATCGCCTTCTTCGCGCCCCAGGCCCGCTATCTCGCCAGCGGCCATATCAACGAGTTCAAGGAGATGGTCGCGCACCTGCACGCGGCCGGCATCGAGCTGATCCTCGACGTGGTCTACAACCACACCGCCGAGGGCAACGAGCTCGGCCCGACCCTGTCCATGCGCGGCATCGACAACGTCTCCTACTACCGCCTGCAGGCGGACAACCGACGCTACTACGTCAACGATTCGGGCACCGGCAACACCCTGGACCTGAGCCACCCCTGCGTGCTGCAGATGGTCACCGACTCGCTGCGCTACTGGGCCACGGAGATGCGCGTGGACGGCTTCCGCTTCGACCTGGCGTCGATCCTCGGCCGCTACGCCGACGGCTTCGACGAGCGCCACAGCTTCCTCGTCGCCTGCCGCCAGGACCCGGTGCTGAGCCACCGCAAGCTCATCGCCGAACCCTGGGACTGCGGCCCCGGCGGTTACCAGGTGGGCGGCTTCCCGCCCGGCTGGGTGGAGTGGAACGACCGCTTCCGCGACACCGTGCGCAGCTTCTGGCGCGGCGACGAAGGCCAGCTGCCGGACCTGGCGCGGCGCCTGACCGCCTCGGGCGACCTGTACAACCAGCGCGGCCGGCGCCCCTATGCCTCGGTCAACTTCATCACCGCGCACGACGGCTTCACCCTGCGCGACGTGGTGACCTACGACCACAAGCACAACGAGGCCAACGGCGAAGACAACCGCGACGGCAGCGACGACAACCGCTCGTGGAACCACGGCGTCGAAGGCCCCACCGAGGATGCCGACATCCGCCGCCTGCGCCTGCAGCAGATGCGCAACCTGATGGCCACCCTGCTGCTCTCCCAGGGCACGCCAATGCTGCTGGCCGGTGACGAATTCAGCCGCACCCAGCAGGGCAACAACAACGTCTACTGCCAGGACAACGAACTGGGCTGGGTGGACTGGAACCTCGACGACGAGGGCCGCGAGCTGCTGGCCTTCACCCGCCGGCTGATCCGCCTGCGCCAGGCCTACCCGATCCTGCGGCGCGGGCGCTTCCTGGTTGGCGAGTACAACGAGGAACTGGGTGTACGCGACGTCACCTGGCTCGCCCCCGAAGGCGAGGAAATGACCGAGGACCGCTGGCACGATCCGCAGCGGCGCAGCCTGGGCATGCTCATGGACGGCCGCGCCCAGCCCACCGGCATCCGCCGCAGCGGCGGCGACGCCACCCTGCTCCTGCTGGTGAACGCCGGGCACGAAGGCCTCGACTTCATCCTCCCGGAAACCGCCCAGGGCCGCGACTGGCAGTTCCTGCTGGACACCGCCTCGCCGCAGGACCCCGAGCACAACTGGGAATTCGGCGCCGCCTACCCGCTGGCCGGGCGCTCGCTGGCGCTGTTCACCCTGCGCCGCAGCGAGGAATGA
- a CDS encoding lysylphosphatidylglycerol synthase domain-containing protein: MKNSKRFWKRANRIFNIALLVALPVLLFLLLRATDWDEVFRLLREYKFSTLALGMLIALASYGIFSSFDVLSRFYIGHPLPVRRVFTVAFVCNAFNLNLSSWVGAIALRFRLYGRLGMSAGDITRILTFSMITNWYGYLLLAGVLFVCGYPNLPDNWSLGQSGLRAIGVLLLLLGAGYLLACRFARRRAWGWKRYRLNLPTWRLAALQGIAGASNWSMMALLIYTLLPDSASYPTVLATLLISSIAGVVLHVPAGLGVIETVFITVLRDHFSRGELLAALIGYRVLYFLIPLLLACAVYLWLERHARKLKRRAERREAARAS; this comes from the coding sequence ATGAAGAACTCCAAGCGCTTCTGGAAGCGCGCCAACCGCATCTTCAACATCGCCCTGCTGGTCGCCCTGCCGGTGCTGCTGTTCCTGCTGTTGCGCGCCACCGACTGGGACGAGGTGTTCCGCCTGCTGCGCGAATACAAGTTCAGCACCCTGGCCCTGGGCATGCTGATCGCCCTGGCCAGCTACGGCATCTTCAGCAGCTTCGACGTGCTCAGCCGCTTCTACATCGGCCACCCGCTGCCGGTGCGGCGGGTGTTCACCGTCGCCTTCGTGTGCAACGCCTTCAACCTCAACCTCAGCTCCTGGGTCGGCGCCATCGCCCTGCGCTTCCGCCTGTATGGCCGGCTGGGCATGAGCGCCGGCGACATCACGCGCATCCTCACCTTCAGCATGATCACCAACTGGTACGGCTACCTGCTGCTGGCCGGCGTGCTGTTCGTCTGTGGCTACCCGAACCTGCCCGACAACTGGTCCCTTGGCCAGAGCGGCCTGCGCGCGATCGGCGTGCTGCTGTTGCTGCTGGGCGCCGGCTACCTGCTCGCCTGCCGTTTCGCCCGCCGCCGCGCCTGGGGCTGGAAGCGCTACCGGCTGAACCTGCCGACCTGGCGCCTGGCCGCCCTGCAGGGCATCGCCGGCGCCAGCAACTGGTCGATGATGGCCCTGCTGATCTACACCCTGCTGCCGGACTCGGCGAGCTACCCGACGGTACTGGCGACGCTGCTGATCAGCAGCATCGCCGGCGTGGTGCTGCATGTCCCGGCGGGGCTGGGGGTGATCGAGACGGTCTTCATCACGGTGCTGCGCGATCACTTCTCCCGTGGCGAACTGCTGGCCGCGCTGATTGGCTACCGCGTGCTGTATTTCCTCATTCCGCTGCTGCTGGCCTGCGCCGTCTACCTCTGGCTGGAGCGCCACGCCAGGAAACTCAAACGCCGCGCGGAACGCCGGGAAGCAGCCCGGGCATCCTGA
- the clsB gene encoding cardiolipin synthase ClsB — translation MNEVWRDGNRVELLINGEGFYPSVYQAIEGARREVLLETFILRDDKVGRGLRQVLIDAARRGVRVDVIADGYGTPDLDASFLGGLLDAGVRLHLFDPQPRRLGMRTNLFRRLHRKHVVVDGAVAFVGGINFCADHLADYGPMAKQDYAVRIEGPGVQDIRRACLELLRPAPHLESSDMPAADAVHPGGPAGPCRTCLAIRDNLHRRTEIEQHYLRAIARARERLLIANAYFFPGYRLLRALRDAAKRGVTVRLILQGLPDMPLVRLCSKLLYDTLLRDGVEIYEYRDRPLHGKVAVMDRHWATVGSSNLDPLSLSLNLEGNLMIEDEAFASALDDHLERLAADSCRRVTRQYARRGYWWRAPLVFLSFHFLRHFPAIAGQLPAHRQMLHPARIDEEPGQSQVQP, via the coding sequence ATGAACGAGGTCTGGCGCGACGGCAACCGGGTCGAGCTGCTGATCAATGGCGAGGGCTTCTACCCGAGCGTCTACCAGGCCATCGAGGGCGCGCGGCGGGAAGTCCTCCTGGAAACCTTCATCCTGCGCGACGACAAGGTCGGCCGCGGCCTGCGCCAGGTGCTAATCGACGCCGCCCGCCGCGGCGTGCGGGTCGACGTGATCGCCGATGGCTACGGCACGCCGGACCTGGACGCCAGCTTCCTCGGCGGCCTGCTCGATGCCGGCGTGCGCCTGCACCTGTTCGACCCGCAGCCGCGGCGCCTGGGCATGCGCACCAACCTGTTCCGCCGCCTGCACCGCAAGCACGTGGTGGTGGATGGCGCGGTGGCCTTCGTCGGCGGCATCAACTTCTGCGCCGACCACCTGGCCGACTACGGGCCCATGGCCAAGCAGGACTATGCCGTGCGGATCGAAGGCCCCGGCGTGCAGGACATCCGCCGCGCCTGCCTGGAGCTGCTGCGCCCCGCTCCTCACCTTGAGAGCAGCGACATGCCCGCCGCCGACGCCGTGCACCCCGGCGGGCCCGCCGGGCCATGCCGCACTTGCCTGGCAATCCGCGACAACCTGCACCGCCGCACCGAGATCGAGCAGCACTACCTGCGCGCCATCGCCCGCGCCCGGGAGCGCCTGCTGATCGCCAACGCCTACTTCTTCCCCGGCTATCGCCTGCTGCGCGCCCTGCGCGATGCGGCCAAGCGCGGGGTGACGGTGCGCCTGATCCTCCAGGGGCTGCCGGACATGCCGCTGGTGCGGCTGTGCAGCAAGCTGCTCTACGACACCCTGCTGCGCGACGGCGTGGAAATCTACGAGTACCGCGACCGCCCGCTGCACGGCAAGGTCGCGGTGATGGACCGCCACTGGGCCACGGTGGGCTCCAGCAACCTCGACCCGCTGAGCCTGTCGCTGAACCTGGAAGGCAACCTGATGATCGAGGACGAAGCCTTCGCCAGCGCCCTGGACGATCACCTGGAGCGCCTGGCCGCCGACAGCTGCCGCCGCGTCACCCGCCAGTACGCCCGCCGCGGCTACTGGTGGCGCGCCCCGCTGGTGTTCCTGAGCTTCCACTTCCTGCGCCACTTCCCGGCCATCGCCGGCCAGTTGCCGGCGCACCGGCAAATGCTCCACCCCGCCCGCATCGACGAGGAACCCGGCCAGTCGCAGGTGCAGCCATGA
- a CDS encoding DUF2934 domain-containing protein: MKVNEARVRELAYQIWESEGRPDGQQERHWRMAHSLAEAETVNHAEPEESVKQRFESEQEPEKPALLQEPPRRKGRLPKAHPEVPGDDQGETVAPTPEPAARRSPAKAKPVKSAPTVTPTAKRKPKASAAEAATPGEPGPRSPRAKKQQPV, encoded by the coding sequence ATGAAGGTCAACGAGGCAAGAGTCCGCGAACTGGCCTACCAGATCTGGGAGTCCGAAGGACGCCCGGACGGTCAGCAGGAGCGCCACTGGCGCATGGCCCACAGCCTGGCCGAAGCCGAAACGGTCAACCACGCCGAGCCCGAAGAATCGGTGAAGCAGCGCTTCGAAAGCGAGCAGGAGCCGGAGAAGCCGGCCCTGCTGCAGGAGCCGCCGCGGCGCAAGGGGCGCCTGCCCAAGGCGCACCCGGAAGTACCGGGGGACGATCAGGGTGAAACCGTGGCGCCCACGCCCGAGCCCGCCGCGCGCCGCTCGCCGGCCAAGGCCAAGCCGGTGAAGAGCGCACCGACCGTCACCCCCACCGCCAAACGCAAACCCAAGGCCAGCGCGGCCGAGGCCGCGACGCCCGGCGAGCCGGGTCCCCGCAGCCCACGCGCGAAGAAACAGCAGCCCGTCTGA